CAGCTAGAAAAGATAATCACTTAACGCAAGAAGAAGTCTCCGAACTAATTCAGGTCTCTAGACAAACTATCTCAAATTGGGAAAATGGGAAATCCTATCCTGATGTGATTAGTGTTATTATTCTATCTGATTTATACCATGTAAGCCTGGATGTATTGTTGAAGGAGGATGTGGAAATGATTCAACATATTGAAGAAAGTACAAATATTGTTAAGAGCAATAAAAAATTAATGTTAGCCATTCTTCTAGAGATTATCATCTTTTTAATTTTGATAGTTATTGCTAGCTTTTTTGAAACCAACATATTACTCATTACAGGAACATTTACTTTGGCAACACTTGCTACTGCATTTCTTTTGTACCAAATTGTTAAAAGGATTTAAGGTGAATACTATGACAAATCATTTCTCTATTTTTATGACTATCGGTGGCGCATTTTTCTTAGTTGGTAATATTTATTTGTATGTTCAACTTTATAAAATCATAAAAATTGATGCATCAGGTAGGGGATTCAAACATCCTAAATTTTGGGCTTTTTTTGCAAGTTCTGGAAACAACTCCGGTGGTTTACTTCTTTATTTACTCGGCCGTAGGTCATATCCAGTTAATTTAACTGATAATCAACAAAAGTTGATCGTTAAGTGTAAAAAAAGATTCACAGTTGGGCTTATATTTTTTGTAACTGGACTTATCGTTATCATTTGGAGTCTCGCTTTTATGAATTAATTCATAATATCATAATTTTCTTGAGATTAAAAACAGAACCAAAGAGAAGGTTCTGTTTTTTTATCCAATGATTTACATCTAGTTTGATTGATTACTATTCCAGAAACTTTATAATTATTCTATTCTACATCTATCACTTCATAAAATTTTTCATATTCTACTATTATATTTGTATGTTTTTTTATTACATACTATATTTAAAAGATATTACTTATTTGGATTAGCTACAGTATAAAATAAATTTTATTATCACATATTTTGTTTTATTTTGAATGCCTAATTAAATCAAGTAGCTCATCTTCTACTTCACTAAAAACAGTATTAAGAATTTCTCTTTCATCTTTATCAAGTTTATATTTTAAAATAAGGTCATCTTTTAAGTTAAGTGCATTTACTTTGTTTCTTGTCATTTCAAACATAATTGCAAATTTTAATTTATCTACATCTTCTTTTTCAAAATTTTTGATGTCGCTTACATCAAAATCGTCTAAAAATCTCAGTAAATCTACTTTCGAATATATAGTTTGTCCTAATAACTCATCTGTAGTAGTTTTAAATAGCTTGGCAAGCTTAACGACATTTTCTAGAGTTGGTTCTCTTTTCCCATTTTCCCAATTTGAATATGATCCTCTATTAATACCAATCTTATCAGCAACCTCTTGTTGAGTAAATCCTTGCTCTTTTCTATATTTGGTTAATTTATCTGAGAATATCGACATTGTTTCTCCTTTATGCTTCAAAATGACACTTTTTCTTGACAGCCGCGTCGCATTGAAGCTATAATATAATTGTGTCAATAAGACGCACTATGATTATATCACATCACCTAAAGATAGTAAAAGGAGGAGAAACATATTGATTACAAATTAATTGCAAGTCAAACAGGTAAATCAGTATCTACTATAAAGAAGTGGCGCCTACGAATAGAAAAACTTTCTGGATATAGCTTCAAGAAAGCTAAACATAAAGTGAGTCTCTATTCAACGCAAGTCTTTTATGTATTTACTGATGAGGAAGTATCTAAGTTTATTGAACTAAATAATCTAGTTAATGAAACTAATAACTTAGATCAAGCTATCAAACAGGTTTGGGGTGACCTTGATACTCAGCTCGAACAAGATTCAAAAAAAATGATTGCTGACTTAAGAAAGGACTTTCAAGCTTATCAAAAGAAAAGCTTGTTATTAATCCAATCACTTGGGAAACAGAATCATTCTTTATCGCAACGTCTAACCACTATGAGTGAACGGTTAGATCAACTAGAAGAGGAAAAAGATAAAGGATTCCTCTCAAAATGGAAAAAATAGAAAGAAGAAAACTATGAGTCTAAAAAATACAGATATCGCAGTGAAGAATTGGGAAGAAAAAGATTACCAATTAGTTGAAGTACAAGAATGGTTTGAATACAAAGGAAATGACCGAGAACATGCTGGTTGGAAATATGTGATTGTCTTACCTCGCTTACGTTATGAAAAAGTTGCTGTTAAAGTGCCTAATCCAAATGGTGAAGTTCCATTTATTTCAAGTGAGAAGTTAGCTGAGTTAGGTTCTGCTACTGTAACTTTCACTAATCTTAGTGTCGGTATGTATACACGTACAGCTAAAAATTCAGAATTTGTATCACTCGAATTAAGCGCAAAGGCAGATGGGATTTCATTAGCTAAGGAACCCGCTAAGTAATCTAAGATTTTTCATGTGAGTGCGGAGAGTTCACTCACTACGAGCGAGACGACGAAAGTCATAGCTCGTTAGGGAGTGAGAAACGTGTCCGCATGAGCAACAATGGAAAATCTTAGACTGATTTTGTAAAGAATTTTCTGGGATTTAATTTGCCCAATGTCCAATTATGACGGGCGCACCATTCAGGGCTTGTCGACAGAATGGTGTGTAACCCAATAATACCAATGCTTTCAGCAATTTTCGAAAAAACAAGAATCCTTGAAAATCTTGGGCAAATTGATGGGTAAATTAATGGGCAAATTAAACTAATTTGCCCAAGAATGATAAAAATTTTCTATAGAAAGGAGATAAATGAGTCGAAAAAGAACTACAACTTATATCTTTGAGCAACAATTGCATGCGGAATATTGGGATTGGGAGGAAGATAAAAAAGCATTATTTACCAATTGGGAAAGTAATAAAACAAAAATCTTCCAAGAAATTCATCGTCGCATTAAAACCCTTGAAGAAGATATTCCAGCTAAGGTCGCTTTTATTGTTCATGATAAAGATATCAAGTTTGGCATCAAGTCTGTAGAGCCTCATATCCATGCTTATATTGAATTTGCCAGTCGTAGAGACTTATCTGTATTAGCTAGTACTCTTGGTCTCTTACCTCAATATATTGAACCTAGTG
This Streptococcus urinalis 2285-97 DNA region includes the following protein-coding sequences:
- a CDS encoding helix-turn-helix domain-containing protein — encoded protein: MDIGKKLKSARKDNHLTQEEVSELIQVSRQTISNWENGKSYPDVISVIILSDLYHVSLDVLLKEDVEMIQHIEESTNIVKSNKKLMLAILLEIIIFLILIVIASFFETNILLITGTFTLATLATAFLLYQIVKRI
- a CDS encoding helix-turn-helix domain-containing protein; translation: MSIFSDKLTKYRKEQGFTQQEVADKIGINRGSYSNWENGKREPTLENVVKLAKLFKTTTDELLGQTIYSKVDLLRFLDDFDVSDIKNFEKEDVDKLKFAIMFEMTRNKVNALNLKDDLILKYKLDKDEREILNTVFSEVEDELLDLIRHSK